A genomic segment from Sandaracinaceae bacterium encodes:
- a CDS encoding rhomboid family intramembrane serine protease — protein sequence MKDDITLADIGRDLRRYGKVLFGFVALIWVLELLSWVIPIDALGVRPRETVGLIGVLTHPFLHVGLGHVLSNSVAILLFGGLVVLKEERDLYVTALLAALVGGLGTWLIGRSGTNHIGASGVAFGLFGYLLTTGWFERKLGSIVLSVGVLLVWGSLLLGMSPLQTFVSWEGHLTGFAGGVLSAYLLARWHRSAAPTR from the coding sequence GTTCGGGTTCGTCGCCCTGATCTGGGTGCTCGAGCTGCTGAGCTGGGTGATCCCGATCGACGCGCTCGGCGTCCGGCCGCGGGAGACGGTCGGCCTGATCGGCGTGCTGACGCACCCCTTCCTGCACGTCGGCCTCGGTCACGTCCTGAGCAACAGCGTCGCGATCCTCCTCTTCGGCGGGCTGGTGGTCCTCAAGGAGGAGCGCGACCTCTACGTCACCGCGCTGCTCGCGGCCCTCGTCGGTGGGCTGGGCACGTGGCTGATCGGTCGGAGCGGGACCAACCACATCGGCGCCAGCGGCGTCGCCTTCGGCCTGTTCGGGTACCTGCTCACCACGGGCTGGTTCGAGCGCAAGCTCGGATCGATCGTCTTGTCGGTGGGGGTGTTGCTCGTCTGGGGCAGCCTGCTCCTCGGCATGTCGCCGCTGCAGACCTTCGTCTCCTGGGAGGGGCACCTCACGGGCTTCGCGGGAGGCGTGCTCTCGGCCTACCTGCTCGCGCGGTGGCATCGCTCCGCGGCGCCGACGCGCTGA